Genomic window (Cololabis saira isolate AMF1-May2022 chromosome 10, fColSai1.1, whole genome shotgun sequence):
GTGGGACGAGTGGGGAGAGCAACTTCCACTACTCTACAACCCAGTCCTTAATATCACAGTGGATGGAAGGCTGGTAGCATTCAGAGGTCGCTGCCCATTTAGACAATACAAACCTTCCAAACCAGCTAAATATGAGAGAAAAATCAGTTATGCAATGAACATtagggagttagggttagggggtgtttttatatgttggtctttcaaaagtaataaagtgctgaaacattaaaaaagtttgaacatgtatttctttttatgaaaaacaagtgaaTTATCCTAATTGAACCATTTACCTGTTAGAGGTAAGGAACAGCATTGCACTAAATATTGATAGAATAATTAGATTATTAATTTAATGATTAAATATTCATTCTGCTTGTTAGGATTTCTTTACATCTTTTGGATAATTAAACATGCACCGGAAACACCATTGCTGTTCCTGACAAATGAAGATAACAGGAGGGTTAATCACATATTTTTGAAAGGGTGAGTAGGTGTCAGGTAGCATGTTGTTTTAGCAGATCTACTTGACAGCAACATCAAATAAAGGGTTTTGTTATTTATCCAAAGTTCTAAAAGGAAGCACAGTGCAacatgtgaggggggggggggggggggggggggttggggtgaggAGGGAGACCACAGCAAAAGACCTACAAACATCCACAATGTCACACATTGCTCAAGttataaagaaaaattaaagctgcaagcagcgatgaacgggccctcgcacccttgtacacgttcaggctgcagtggaagcttgtatgacttgcatgtacattcttcaggcctggacatttaggggatgaaaccagccacgactctctatatcaaaccattcaaaagttatggcagaaagtaggaactatcagatatcgaccaatcagaagaacgggggggtgcgctttttggcatctatcgtcgccacggtaacacttttgactgagaaaagtaatgcgcatcgtcgtaggattgagacgcacattttgatgtataacacacctgggtgcatgttggCATAATgcaaatggcataaatttccccaaaattacacgattaattcaaaatggctgacttcctgtttggtttcggccatggcgccaagagacctttctttaagttacgacatgatacagatgtgtagggattttcgtgcatgttcctcaaactgtattgtggggcttgaggcacaaagttttctagggggcgcttgTCAGATTAATCAAAGATTTGAACAAGTTTGTCATTATGAAACTACCAGAATCAGAATTTAGGCCTATTAAGGTCAGCTTATTAAGCTGACTGCTGGTTGTCACATtcttatcacatgttaacagatcaGGGCAGCCCTTCCTGTGTTCCGTTAAGGGTTTGGGCTATCCTGGGACAACTGTCCCATTGTATTTTTAAGGTTTAAGGAGTTTTTGTCAGGGGGGTCGACTGACAGccgtctcattgtctttaagggttagttggaccatctgatGACAAGACCATTTGAGGtttcttaaaaggatgtctgttgaTCTGCATACCACAAGATAAGTTGCttattaactgaaaagtcataggtgtgacctttttaaccatcatctgataccatgtctgttctccatctgttcattgtccattatctataccaaATATGGTCTTTCCTGTCACCCTTgctgaataaaagcgccagGCTGCAGGGAGAATTTGAGGTGGGCCGTGTTGCCTTGAAGCTCCTCAGACTTCTCCCCAAAGCTTCTGCAGAGGCGCcttgaaaatcattccacagtctctgtgtctttccttagttatgaatttatgttatgatgatttaggaacctaacacgctgttgagccattaggccacgcccattaatgcaaaccattaaatatcaaatatttcgccaggcctggcttgcgtgcaaaatttggtgactttaggggggcaaaaaggccctcatttcgtctgaaaaatcaaaatgagaaaaatttaaaacaagaaaaaaaaaattcctacagatacaatagggccttcgcactgtaagtgctcaggccctaatattcccaataaaaacaaaactgatttCTTATTAATGTCTCTTCTTCAAAGTAAATGTCTGTCATGATacattgatttttcttttttaccatgTGAACATCCTTGATAGCATCAAATCCGACCACAGCTGTGTCTGTTGTTTGGTGCTGGCGGGGAGACGGATGCTCGTGCGTCTGAACCTTTTACAGTGTTTGATGTCCTGCAGCAGTTCATCTCTCTCTGACTCACCCGGCTCCTCACTGCATCACCATCATGGTCCACCCCACTGTTTATCACATACTTCAGTTTTATCTTAAAGCTTAAAATGAGTTAAGAAGtaattaatttcatttcattttattccttattttcattcaaaaaataaaaaaaacaattcaatacaaatacaaacacaaatgttcataaattgtgaatgaaaagggaacagaaagaagaagaatcttatttaatctgcccctttttcccaagaaataCATTCACAAATAactttttaaaatttaaaaaacaacaactaagtaaataaaaaactaaaataaaataaaattaccgccggctatgggtatgtcaatcaaacttaactaacatatttcattatatttacttaacatacaggctttaattgttcttttgaatgtaatgtttgatttgtattctttgttttctttattcagattgttccatgaactgattcctttcacagaaacacaacgttccatcaatttagtcctgaatcttgtttttttttttttttttttttaatctctgttccttttaagttatacttgctttctctttttgaaatcttttctgaatgtggattggtaaagttttcttatgagctttaaacataatttgcagaatactataatctactaattcatgaaatttcaacaattgtaactgaaggaataatggatttgttggatctctatatcgttttctactgattattcttatggctcttttttgcaaaatgaaaattgactgaatataaatgttttacaggcatttccccaaacttcaacacagtaggtcaggtatggaacaatcagagtgttatagaaaatgtacaatgctttgttgtccaatgAATCCTTTACTTTGTGTAATCCTGGCTGGGGTGCATGCAATAGTTGACCTATTTATTCTtggagcttttttctttttctacagtTTGCAGAAACAATTCAAGATGAAAGAATTCatgcaaaacaaaccaaaacaacaaagacCAGAGCGCAGTGCAGCATGACAGAAAGGTGTGAAAACCAGAAAGCCTTTTCCTGTATCTCAACCTTTGGGCTGGTTCTTGTGCTGCAGCAGCCTGCTGCAGCTCTTCTGACAGGACACGGATGAAGACTTGCCTCTGAGGCGACATGGAGAGCGAGGGGACGGCCGTGCGCTCCATCTACTACGGGAGGATTGGAAGCGAGGCCACGGAACGGCTGCTGGAGAGGTTTGGATGTGACGGCAGCTTTCTGCTGAGGGACAGCGAGACCGTAGCAGGAGCCTACTGTCTGTGTGTGAGGTGAGCATCAGCCGAGGCCTGCAGGCCTCGACCACAGGCTGTTCATCAGCTTCTGCTGCGCCTCGAGGCTCTTTCTGTTCACTCGTTATGAGAACGTGTTgttcttatggcgcttttccactagtacctactctgcccAACTCGACTcgacttgccctcgtttcttttcaacacccagatcagaagtaggaggttggagagaagctgctgtgacgtatttgattgtgtgatctaaaggaagaagacaacaacactaaagatgtagaacctggaggagatgatagatgtgctgctgggtctgtggcttgtgttcaatatcaagttaaaaaatgagagtgagagaagcttcaagcggcgacgcttttagttttttgtttgtttgtctcggccaccgtagaaaagtcagctggagccgtgagcagctatgaagagacagagctcctggtagatctggtcgttccttatctccgtctagatctacagtggccgagacccgccattgctgaaaataaaagtaatgctgCATGctgaaacaaacgctgctgcaaataaaataaacgcttagcaaataaaagaaacgctgcaaaaaaaaagaaacgcctctgcaaataaaagaaacgctgcaaatatgaagaaaccccgctgcaaataaaataaaccccgctgcaaataaaaaaaaaatgacgcaaataaaaaagccacaacggaagtgaattaccggggactatttttgccgatgcaccggtgttgcacattaaaaatgacacgtagcgacgttgaacactaaccttttcacttattttcccgttcgttgttcttcttattcctcgctcttcttatttcttccttttcacttacgtcctcttcgtcttcttcttctcctctcacgtaaaaaacaccggtgcatcagcaaaaatagtccccggtaattcacttctgttgtggcttttttatttgcgtcgtttttttttttatttgcagcagcgtttcttttatttgcaaagcgtttattttattttcagcagcgtttatttttatttgcagcgtttctttaattttcagcaatggcgggtctcggccaccgtctagatccctttttaattctctcctcagcaccaggtttatgaacatctgcacctcaaagttggatcaccaaacttAACTCTGTTACAATACTTATCaccagacttttgctgccattgctgaatccgtcagagtctctttctctgatttcctcctcctgactcagacgtctgactccaaccccccgaccaatcggtggcctgtagtgtgatgatgtcagatacagccgactagtggaaaagaaccaaaccgagtggagtcgagtcgggctgagtaggttctagtggaaaagcgccataaatcccagaaaacttgtctttctgtgtgatGACGTGTCATGACTTTTGTTTCACAGAAAAGCCCCGTTTGTGCACACCTACAGGCTAGTGCACGTCCCTGAGGGCTGGTACCTTCAGGTGGGTGAACATGTAAGTCACACACACAATCAATCACAACAGACATTCATGACTTTacaggtgtgtttgtgtgttttagaGGGACTTACTGGTGAAGTTTGGCACCCTGGAGGCCCTGATAGAGCACTACAGATCAGGCAGAGTCCCTCACGTTGGCATCGTCCCCCTCACTGACCCACTGTACAAAACCCAAATACCAAACAGCTTCCATCACGgtacgacacacacacacacacacacacacacacacacacacacacacacacacacacacacacacacacacacacatacacatacacactcagtAAGATGTGTGAAGGTCCTATCTCACCGGAGACCTgtgagcagagctgggtagtaacgagttaaatttactccgttacatttacttgagtaagttttgggaaatgttgtacttttaggagtagttttgaatcaatatactttttacttttacttgagtagatttttgaaggagaaactgtttctcttactccgctacattaggctacgttgagctgttttcgcatgttttgtcacatttacacagactcaaacacacacagagtttctatgagttcatgtgtgttctagttctgcctggttaaaaaagaaaagtacaaaggcttgaaattttgtgctacttgtgcttaatttatttttttattctgttattattttatttattttattatctattaaagtacttgaatttacctttaagattattttaatttaagctattttttattaaaaattattttattattttattgatttattttgcctgaaaatgattattttgtacttttgtctgtttgaaaggttgtgttaaaaaaaaaaaaaaaaagtaattatttggatgagtactttttacttctacttgagtaaaaagtacaaattctgaagtaacagtacttttacttgagtacaatttttggctcctctacccagctctgcctgTGAGGGGTCACTGATACCCCAGTTTTCCCTGTTTTCCACCAGAGCTTGTGTACATGgagctgagcagcagcagctttgcTCAGTGACGCCCTCTTCAGACCAGGAGGCCACGCAGCACTTCAGGGGGCGCGTCTACttccttatttatttcattgatCATCCGTATTTGGCAAAGGCTTGAATAAAGCGTCTGTGACACCAAGACTCTGGATTGTTTTTACTTTGTGCTTTTATGTGCGTGGGAGTTAGTTTTTCGTCTTAGATGCAGTGACAGATGTGGGATGATGGGCTCTTATCGTGCACCACAGCACTGTTGATGGGGCTTCCTCTCAGAGCGTCGTTCCTCGTTTGCGGTCTGTCGCCCTCTTTTTGTGCGTGAGAACGACAGTTTGACATAATCTGCAATTTCGGGTCACGTGAGAAATCTGTACATGTGGtaagtacttgagttgtaaaaaaaaaaaatcaggggggatggtggattttatcatatggggacagatcatttgtgctgattacagttaatataatatattacaaataatagcagtgaccaaaacagctgcagaaatactgcaggaatgacatagcagcagttaaatgcagccttctgtaagctttaaatatccactgggcttacatcaaatacatcaaaacacaacaataaaaaacacttttctgaacttatcaatatgactctgtccttcacaggataagtaacatggatcactgcaaaaactcacaatcttaacaagaatatttgtcttatttctagttaaaatgtctcattttagtaaagaaatctcattacacttaaaacaagactcatcactggaaaaaacaacaattttcacctgtttcaagcagatgttcacttgaaataagtagaaacatcattttcctacttatttcaagtgaaagtttacttgaaaccggtgaaaattgtcaaataagttatttttctggtgatgaatctaaatgtttaaatagcagtaaaaccacattcattgatgaaatgacataagggatggaaaggggggatggcagttttacaggggggatgatttggaccgtttttatttcaggggggatgccatcccccctcatcccccctcaactccagtactgcatgtGGTTGATGCTGGTTTCATCTACTTCTTTTCCTCATCTTGATAAAGCCGCTGTCATGGCCGGATCCATCTGTGGGTCTGAGGCTGTGCAGCAGAACACAGCATGCACCAAACGCAGCTCATTAAATCACTTCTGGGCCCACTTATTGCAGCACGATGACTTTAATCCATCACTCTGAAACATTCAGTTCCAGAGGCTTGTAGCTGAACATGTTGGGACCAAAGACAACACATCAGGCTggtccaacctgatctcacaaaaatctgtgaaatgcccacgacctctcaccactattttccgtggtatatacacggaaaatggtataattccgtgtgagcaccacggatattgtaccatgcaaagtcaatgggatccgttgtcgtgatatatacacggattatgacattattattatttatatattattctttgttatagtggctaaattatgagtttttgtcacgcaaggtactgtttgttactgtcagtttgtaaaagcatgtttttaacgctgttttagcagtgttttattgaggttttaatgggagcaccacggatatagtactatgcaaagtcaatgggatccgtggtcgtgatataaacacggattatgacattattattatttatatattattctttttaaaatggctaaattatgagtttttgtcgcgcaaggtactgtttgttactgtcagtttgtaaaagcatgtttttaacgctgttttagcagtgttttattgaggttttaatgggagcaccacggatatagtactatgcaaagtcaatgggatctgtCACCCGATTTTACTGCTGTtataccattgaatgaaggacaaaacgatcACAATCATCCCATtgatatgggccagtagggccctactccacctactagtaggcgcaggaggctgttatcacccctttctatggctaaccccatgttattaatgcttgctatggagctcacacctcattatcgcccctttctatggctaaccccatgttattaatgctcagtaggcacagaagttttgttatgaagctcacacctcacctcccctttttatgtatttagctagaattttaaaacctgaacaatagaattcaacgtaaaatgctGGATCTTGTccataaaaaaacaatactttttggaacatagtgtaacaaccacagataagataaggccttgccttgccttgtgtgccttaacacatcagcatttggccgactcgttagtgcagttgactgtggtctgggagactgtggttcgagacacgctctgggcacgactttttcgccacagtattttcctcattgtgttatggttttcttttaatatctttaacatttctaaacacaaaaacacgaaagtgtccttgataattcaataatacaataggttcatatcaatgacatccgttttaattagttctccttcgattatgacatgttattaatactcagtaggcacaggaggtttgttatgtattgttataggtttgcctatgaggcctatttcgtgtctatttttgctcAGTTCACTAaagctttgagctaggaggctgaaattctagactctgtatcaagaggtgactctcatccactgcgccgagtttcagatctgtgtgaccttcagaagtgtcaaaggtcaccgcgtgtgttgcttttcgggcctgcgaagcctattttgtgtctttttttgcatagttcactaacgctttgagctaggaggctgaaattctagactctgtatcaggaggtgactctcatccactgtgccgaggtccagacccgtgcgaccttcggaagtgccaaaggtcaccgtgtgtggtgcctttttcaggcctttttgtgtgttttttgaataattcactaacgctttgagctgggaggctgatttttgactatgttgcaatgcagaaagccctttgctaggatattTTGGTCCTGTGgcagagctagttggcgttgcagagggttcacagagttgagacttggcaagcccaatctaggccccatatggaggccacaggtcaagttttacttggtttggtcaaatgttgtggcaacggtgtccgttcaaatgttggaaaaggtgaagtttcaaagccccgcccatcgaaaaaagtacaggtccgatctgcaccaaactaactaACTCCTAGCTAAAAgggttagtgaactatgcaaaaaaagacacaaaataggccctgttccattagtcaggaggctctcagacctatacgtttctacaccctcctaaccagccaagacgttttggaggaaacactgttgcagaagccATAGAAGTCTgaagcttttacaaactgacagtaacaaacagtaccttgcgcaacaaaaactcataatttagccactatgacaaagaataatatgtaaataataataatgtcataatccgtgtatatatcacaacCATgtatcccattgacttcgcatagtactatatccgtggtgttcccattaaaacctcaataaaacactgctaaaacagcgttaaaaacatgcttttacaaactgacagtaacaaacagtatcttgtgcgacaaaaactcataatttagccactataataaagaataatatataaataataataatgtcataatccgtgtatatatcacgacaacggtaTCCATTGATTCGCAttgtactatatccgtggtgctcccatttaaacctcaataaaacactgctaaaacagcgtttaaaacatgcttttacaaactgacagtaacaaacagtaccctGCGCATCAAAAAtgtataacttagccactataataaagaataatatatacataataataatgtaataatccgtgtatatatcacgaccacggatcccattaactatatccgtggtgctcccattaaaacctcaataaaacactgctaaaacagcattaaaaacatgcttttacaaactgtgagtaacaaacagtaccttgcgcaacaaaaactcataatttagccactataacaaagaataatatataaataataataatgtcataatccgtgtatatatcccGACAACGGATCcccttgactttgcatggtacaatatccgtggtgctcacacggaattataccattttccgtgtatataccacggaaaatagtggtgagaggtcgtgggcatttcacggatttttgtgagatcaggttgcatcAGGCTGGTCTCGGGCATGTTAATCAGGTACGTTTCAGACTGGCTCTCCTTTGCTGGTGGACCACAGTGCACTCCTGTCAGATGTTACTGGAACAAGGTGTACCAGAGAGAATATTTATGTTCTTAATTAtggtgagtttttttttaatctgagtGAACTGCGTTGCAGCTTTGGTGTCAGATGTCTCGCCGTCATTGACTGacctttttatgtaaagcaccttgaatgaaatgtgctacacaaataaacttgccttgtcatTAACTTGACTTTTGAGCTGTTATTTAAGACCCAACAGACTGTATTCATCTTACTTTAGAGGCAAAATGTCTTGCTTTGATGGAAGTTGTATGACCGATGAGATGGGCTCTAGTTTGGAAGGATGATCCAAACTAGGTGAAGGGGATCAGATCCATTGTTTTCAGCAGAGCTAGCCTCATGCTGACTCCCTGAGCTGCTCTGGGAGTAGATCTGGGAGCTCCTAGAGCAGCTCTGATTGCAACCAGAGCTGCTCCTAGAGCTGCTCTAGGAGCTCCCAGAGCTGCTCCCAGATCTATGCCCAGAGCTGCTCTGATTGCAACCAGAGCTGCCCCTAGAGCTGCTGCCAGAGCTGCTCCCAGATCTACTCCTAGAGCAGCTCTGATTGCAATCAGAGCTGCTCCCAGATCTACTCCTAGAGCAGCTCTGATTGCAACCAGAGTCAGAGCTGCTCTGGTTGCAATCAGAGATGCTCTGGTTGCACTCAGAGATGCTCTGGTTGCAACCAAAGCTCCAATGGTGGTTGGAGTCAGTAGTCCTGGCACAAGTAACAtatgaggatggatggatggatggatggatggatggatggatggatggatggatggatggatggatggatggatggatggatggatggatggatggatggatggatggatggatggatggatggatggatggatggatggatagtgcTTCCATTGAACTGTTTCTAGTCcagatgacacacacacacacttaaagaAAAGGACTCAATAACAGGCTGCTGTTGATGCTGTTTATGCTGTTGATGCTGTTGATGCTGTTGATGCTGTTGATGCTGTTTATGCTGTTGATGCTGTTTATGCTGTTGATGCTGTTGATGCTGTTGATGCtgttgatgctgctgatgctgtttATGCTGTTTATGCTGTTGATGCTGTTGATGCTGTTGATGCTGTTTATGCTGTTGATGCTGTTTATGCTGTTGATGCTGCTAGGACACTGTTGACGTCCTAGAACATAGACTAGCTAGCACGCTAGATTTGTGGCCCAGAGGGTCTTGGGCTGGGAGGTGACAGAGACACTAACGTCTGCCACTCATCTATTGATAAGCTTGACACAAAAATGTCCCACTGTGCACAAATGGGTCCGTCCTCCGTACATGAAGCAGCACATCTCTATGGAGGGTTCTGATCTGCGTCCTCCACCTCTGTGATCTCCTCCTCTGACTTGACTGGCGGCGCAGGACGGAAGAACTGGCAACAGAGGAAAACAGCTTCTGCACAGATGTTTGTGGCTGCATGAGTTGTAACGCATGTGTTGTGTGCACGGCTTGCGTGCATGTGGATATGAACATGCACTTACATTTTGTGGATCACTTCTTTCTAggaaatatttgtactttggaGGAGGGCGGGGGATCGGGGGAAACAGAACTTTAGACAACCTaagataaaacacacacacacacacagtcaggcTTCAGAAACAACTTCGCTGCACATCTTAAACTCACTTTGACACGTGGAAGGCTGATGAACTAAAGGAAGTGGACAGTGAGCCCATCCCTTCATTATCTGTtttgtatttcctttttttgaggACTTCCTCTTTCTGGCCGTTTCAAAACTCTTCAAGAACAAATTCTAGCTGTGGTGTAAGGAAATTCAGAGTCGGAGTTCCTTTGTGGCTTTTCGGACAACAATAAGGTTGTTTGTGAATCTGACTACT
Coding sequences:
- the LOC133452126 gene encoding SH2 domain-containing protein 1A-like; protein product: MESEGTAVRSIYYGRIGSEATERLLERFGCDGSFLLRDSETVAGAYCLCVRKAPFVHTYRLVHVPEGWYLQRDLLVKFGTLEALIEHYRSGRVPHVGIVPLTDPLYKTQIPNSFHHELVYMELSSSSFAQ